The Negativicutes bacterium genome includes a window with the following:
- the pth gene encoding aminoacyl-tRNA hydrolase — protein sequence MDLLVGLGNPGIQYTPTRHNFGFKAIERVAGAYKISLNGHKNSSIYGEGQIAGKKVILVKPLTFMNDSGRAVGAWQRFYQLSPENILVIYDDIDLPCGRIRIRPQGSAGGHNGVKSLIDHLHSDAFPRIRLGIGPQTPGIDSADYVLSSFKPVEWDTVSSVLAVIPAIVEVWLSKGTEAAMAQFNGFNGKQN from the coding sequence ATGGATCTGCTGGTTGGATTAGGAAATCCCGGCATTCAGTACACGCCTACCCGCCATAACTTTGGCTTTAAAGCTATCGAGCGGGTGGCTGGTGCGTACAAAATCTCATTGAACGGGCATAAGAATAGTTCGATTTATGGAGAAGGGCAGATCGCCGGGAAAAAAGTGATTTTAGTCAAACCCCTTACCTTCATGAATGACAGCGGTCGTGCGGTCGGAGCCTGGCAGCGTTTTTATCAGCTGTCCCCGGAGAATATCTTAGTCATCTACGATGATATTGATCTGCCCTGCGGGCGTATCCGCATCCGGCCGCAGGGTAGTGCCGGCGGACACAACGGCGTCAAATCCCTGATCGATCATCTGCACAGCGATGCTTTCCCCCGCATCCGTCTGGGTATCGGTCCTCAAACACCGGGAATCGATTCAGCGGATTATGTGTTGAGCAGTTTTAAGCCAGTGGAATGGGACACGGTGAGCAGTGTCTTGGCCGTCATCCCCGCTATCGTCGAGGTTTGGCTGAGCAAAGGCACAGAAGCCGCCATGGCGCAGTTTAATGGTTTCAATGGCAAACAAAATTGA